In Pygocentrus nattereri isolate fPygNat1 chromosome 26, fPygNat1.pri, whole genome shotgun sequence, one genomic interval encodes:
- the si:dkey-195m11.8 gene encoding fidgetin-like protein 2, producing MHWSSEWAEQHYDVSSTTSPPAHPKPLSYPQTSRPGFTGYSDDINALSASTLLKRYAERYSFSLAYPEPGTFRRSETPQDAWSMGYNSEGLPGLEGIKGSLGGASNLSEQFSTSAIPQDYSSTYSGPHLYPKPTYLPQPAFALPPAYPPPAPGYTYPPSLTAPSSPSLLPSGIHTGTPLSSSLPNNHSIQPLKRPEEFQELPRNRKFGFDQPKTARVSPYAVRDNSDQPISEGIGNGSADVQNFSHLSQPNLKVELERKSHLQPLEPPSYGSPDQYTYH from the coding sequence ATGCACTGGTCGTCTGAGTGGGCAGAGCAACACTATGACGTCTCCTCTACTACGTCACCCCCTGCCCACCCTAAACCTCTTTCATACCCACAGACCAGTCGTCCGGGTTTCACTGGCTATTCAGATGACATCAATGCTCTGAGTGCCTCAACCCTACTGAAACGCTATGCTGAAAGATATTCCTTCAGTCTGGCCTACCCGGAGCCTGGGACTTTCCGAAGAAGTGAGACCCCCCAGGATGCCTGGTCTATGGGCTACAACTCAGAAGGGCTCCCTGGGTTAGAGGGAATAAAGGGGTCTTTGGGGGGTGCAAGTAACCTTTCAGAGCAATTCAGCACCAGTGCCATACCTCAGGATTACTCGTCCACCTATAGTGGTCCACACTTGTACCCGAAACCCACCTACTTGCCCCAGCCAGCGTTTGCCCTGCCACCTGCCTACCCACCTCCTGCACCAGGGTACACCTATCCCCCCAGTCTAACAGCCCCTAGTTCTCCCTCCCTGCTTCCCTCAGGCATACACACAGGCACACCTCTGAGCAGCAGCCTCCCAAACAACCACAGCATTCAACCTCTTAAACGGCCTGAAGAGTTCCAGGAACTTCCCCGCAACAGGAAGTTTGGATTTGATCAGCCCAAAACTGCCCGAGTGTCACCTTACGCAGTCAGGGATAACAGCGACCAGCCCATTAGCGAGGGTATTGGAAATGGTAGTGCAGATGTCCAAAACTTCAGCCATCTCTCACAGCCAAATTTGAAGGTAGAGCTGGAGAGGAAGAGCCATCTGCAGCCCCTGGAGCCACCCTCTTATGGAAGTCCAGACCAGTACACCTACCACTAA